Proteins co-encoded in one Acinetobacter lwoffii genomic window:
- a CDS encoding VOC family protein: protein MQLNHYLNFQGQAEAAFNFYKLVFGSEFSSLSRYGEMPTEEGVTLSEADQNKILHISLPINEFTELMASDTNDQFCAQNNTVFIQGNNHYISINLDASEQAEAQRLFDALSVNGQIEMPLEKTFWGALYAAFSDQFGIHWMINCQLEEN from the coding sequence ATGCAACTGAATCATTACCTCAATTTCCAAGGTCAGGCTGAAGCAGCCTTTAACTTTTATAAATTAGTTTTTGGAAGCGAATTTTCAAGTCTGAGTCGTTATGGTGAAATGCCAACTGAAGAAGGTGTCACACTCTCGGAAGCGGATCAAAATAAAATCCTGCATATCTCACTTCCCATTAACGAATTTACAGAACTGATGGCATCCGATACGAATGATCAATTTTGTGCACAAAACAATACCGTTTTCATTCAAGGTAATAACCATTATATTTCCATTAACTTAGATGCCAGCGAACAAGCTGAAGCACAACGACTCTTTGATGCTTTATCGGTGAATGGTCAAATTGAGATGCCGCTAGAAAAGACCTTTTGGGGCGCACTTTATGCTGCCTTTAGCGATCAGTTTGGAATTCACTGGATGATCAACTGTCAACTTGAAGAAAATTAA
- a CDS encoding nitrite/sulfite reductase, which yields MYLYTDFDQQLINERVAQFRDQTERYLAGKLTEDEYRPLRLQNGLYVQRYAPMLRIAVPYGLMNSKQLRKVADLAKEYDRGYAHISTRQNIQFNWPALENVPDMLAELATVQMHAIQTSGNCIRNTTTDQYAGVVAGEIADPRPTCELIRQWSTFHPEFAFLPRKFKIAVSALEETDRAATAFHDIGVYIVRNEAGEMGYKIKVGGGLGRTPVIGSFIREFLPREDLIAYLEAVLRVYNLHGRRDNKYKARIKILVKALTPAVFAEKVEAEFAHTIKTLKIDADTLAKMDENFTPFDYQDYADEDFTELFAQYPKFKQWFNINTNAHKVKGYRIVTISLKRAGIAPGDVSTEEMNLIADLADQYTFGELRTTHEQNISLVDVPQKDLFAVWQNLDQNNLARAHIGFLTDIICCPGGDFCSLANAKSIPISEAISRRFDDLDTIYNLGKLDLNISGCMNACGHHHVGNIGILGVDKKGAEFYQITLGGHADHDASIGDILGPSFAAEVVPDIVEEILNTYLDLRQEGEEFIDTYRRVGIQPFKERAYA from the coding sequence ATGTATTTATATACTGATTTCGATCAGCAACTGATTAATGAACGTGTTGCACAGTTCCGTGACCAAACGGAACGTTATTTAGCCGGTAAACTCACTGAAGATGAGTATCGTCCGCTTCGTCTGCAAAATGGTCTGTACGTACAGCGTTATGCGCCAATGTTACGTATTGCCGTGCCATATGGTTTGATGAACTCAAAACAACTTCGTAAAGTGGCTGATTTGGCAAAAGAATATGACCGTGGCTACGCGCATATTTCGACCCGTCAAAACATCCAGTTTAACTGGCCTGCGCTGGAAAATGTGCCGGATATGCTGGCTGAACTGGCCACTGTGCAAATGCATGCGATTCAGACCTCAGGTAACTGTATCCGTAATACCACGACGGATCAGTATGCAGGTGTGGTTGCAGGTGAAATTGCCGATCCACGTCCGACTTGTGAATTGATCCGTCAATGGTCAACCTTCCATCCGGAATTTGCTTTCTTGCCACGTAAATTCAAGATTGCAGTCTCTGCGCTTGAAGAAACTGACCGTGCAGCCACTGCATTCCACGATATCGGTGTGTATATTGTGCGTAATGAAGCAGGCGAAATGGGCTATAAAATCAAAGTCGGTGGTGGTCTCGGCCGTACGCCAGTGATTGGTAGCTTTATCCGTGAGTTCTTGCCGCGTGAAGACCTGATTGCTTATCTGGAAGCAGTCCTTCGTGTGTATAACTTGCATGGCCGTCGCGACAACAAATATAAAGCACGTATCAAGATTCTGGTAAAAGCTTTAACACCAGCAGTATTTGCCGAGAAAGTTGAAGCTGAATTTGCGCATACGATTAAAACACTGAAAATCGATGCAGACACCTTGGCGAAAATGGATGAGAACTTCACGCCATTTGACTACCAAGATTATGCAGATGAAGATTTCACTGAACTATTTGCACAATATCCAAAATTCAAACAGTGGTTCAACATCAATACCAATGCACATAAAGTGAAAGGTTATCGTATCGTGACGATTTCACTGAAACGTGCCGGGATTGCACCGGGTGATGTCAGCACAGAAGAAATGAACCTGATTGCAGATCTTGCCGATCAGTACACTTTCGGTGAGCTGCGTACCACGCATGAACAAAACATTTCCCTGGTCGATGTCCCACAAAAAGATTTGTTCGCTGTATGGCAAAACCTTGACCAAAACAACCTGGCACGTGCGCATATCGGTTTCTTGACCGACATTATTTGCTGCCCGGGTGGTGATTTCTGTTCATTGGCGAATGCGAAATCGATTCCGATTTCTGAAGCAATTTCACGCCGTTTTGATGATCTGGATACGATTTATAACCTAGGTAAACTGGATCTGAATATTTCAGGCTGTATGAATGCCTGTGGTCACCACCACGTTGGTAACATCGGTATTTTAGGTGTAGACAAAAAAGGCGCTGAGTTCTACCAGATTACGCTTGGTGGACATGCGGATCATGATGCGTCGATTGGTGACATTCTTGGCCCATCATTTGCAGCCGAAGTCGTGCCTGATATCGTAGAAGAAATTCTGAATACTTATCTTGATCTACGTCAGGAAGGTGAAGAGTTTATCGATACTTATCGCCGTGTCGGCATTCAACCATTTAAGGAGCGTGCATATGCTTAA
- a CDS encoding DUF934 domain-containing protein, which yields MLNTALQVLSKDGTIADNTYQLIGEDGVLPQGDVVLTVEQLDQITNVAGKKALYLTVDASPENHEFPLDQLDAIFIEFAGFNDGRGYSFAALLRRQGFQGELRATGDVFKDVLNYMKRSGFDTFVIKEGKDIQEAAAGLNDFKNPYQASTAVAQAHYQTGA from the coding sequence ATGCTTAATACCGCACTTCAAGTGCTCTCTAAAGATGGCACGATTGCAGACAATACCTATCAATTGATTGGTGAAGATGGTGTTTTGCCACAGGGCGATGTGGTTCTGACTGTGGAACAGTTAGATCAAATTACCAATGTGGCAGGTAAAAAAGCATTGTACTTGACCGTCGATGCTTCTCCTGAAAACCATGAATTTCCATTAGATCAGCTTGATGCAATCTTCATTGAGTTTGCCGGTTTTAATGATGGTCGTGGTTATTCATTTGCAGCCCTTCTTCGCCGTCAGGGTTTCCAGGGCGAACTACGTGCTACTGGGGATGTGTTCAAAGATGTACTGAACTACATGAAGCGTTCTGGTTTCGATACTTTCGTGATTAAAGAAGGTAAAGATATTCAGGAAGCGGCTGCTGGTTTGAATGATTTCAAAAATCCGTATCAGGCATCGACTGCGGTTGCGCAGGCACATTATCAAACAGGTGCTTAA
- a CDS encoding acetyl-CoA C-acetyltransferase: MSEAYIIDAIRTPRGKGKKDGSLHQVKPISLLTGLLNELQARHQFNTSKVDDIVLGCVTPIGDQGADIAKTAAIAAGWDNDVAGVQINRFCASGLEAVNLAAQKVRSGWEDLVVAGGVESMSRVPMGSDGGPWALDPETNMACDFIPQGIGADLIATIDGYSRADVDQFAEQSQKKAAAAQAHGHFNASVIPVKDKAGVVILDKDEFIKPTTTAEGLGKLNPSFATMGQMGFDSIALQKYPEVGAINHVHHAGNSSGIVDGAAVVLIASEQAVKEQGLKPRAKVLATALVGADPTIMLTGPAPAARKALAKAGLTIDDIDLFEVNEAFAAVVMRFINEMKVDPAKVNVNGGAIAMGHPLGATGAMILGTLLDELERQGKKRGLATLCVGGGMGIATIIELV, encoded by the coding sequence ATGAGCGAGGCATATATTATTGACGCCATTCGTACGCCACGCGGAAAAGGCAAAAAAGATGGATCTTTACATCAAGTAAAACCCATTTCATTACTGACTGGCTTACTCAACGAACTTCAGGCTCGTCATCAATTTAATACCTCAAAAGTGGATGATATCGTGCTCGGTTGTGTCACCCCAATTGGTGATCAGGGTGCCGACATTGCCAAGACCGCTGCCATTGCTGCAGGCTGGGACAATGATGTAGCGGGTGTACAAATTAACCGTTTTTGTGCTTCCGGTCTGGAAGCGGTTAATCTGGCCGCACAAAAAGTCCGTTCCGGCTGGGAAGATCTGGTTGTTGCAGGTGGAGTCGAATCCATGTCCCGCGTTCCGATGGGTTCAGACGGTGGTCCTTGGGCACTGGACCCTGAAACCAATATGGCTTGTGACTTTATTCCACAAGGTATTGGTGCGGACTTGATTGCTACCATTGACGGTTATAGCCGTGCAGATGTAGATCAGTTTGCCGAACAATCACAAAAGAAAGCGGCTGCTGCTCAAGCCCATGGCCATTTCAATGCATCCGTGATCCCGGTAAAAGACAAAGCCGGTGTGGTGATTCTGGACAAAGACGAATTTATCAAACCGACAACGACCGCAGAAGGCCTAGGCAAACTCAATCCAAGTTTCGCCACTATGGGGCAAATGGGCTTTGATTCAATTGCCCTGCAAAAATATCCTGAAGTGGGTGCTATCAATCATGTGCATCATGCCGGGAATTCTTCAGGCATTGTCGATGGTGCAGCTGTGGTTTTGATCGCATCCGAACAAGCAGTAAAAGAACAAGGTCTGAAGCCACGTGCCAAAGTACTGGCGACGGCACTGGTCGGTGCAGATCCAACCATTATGCTGACCGGCCCTGCCCCGGCCGCTCGTAAGGCCTTGGCGAAAGCCGGTTTAACAATTGATGATATTGACCTGTTTGAAGTCAATGAAGCCTTTGCTGCTGTGGTGATGCGCTTTATCAATGAAATGAAAGTTGATCCTGCCAAGGTGAATGTCAACGGCGGTGCAATTGCCATGGGACATCCACTCGGTGCGACTGGTGCCATGATTTTAGGGACATTACTGGACGAATTAGAACGCCAGGGCAAAAAACGTGGACTAGCCACACTTTGCGTAGGTGGCGGTATGGGCATCGCAACCATTATTGAACTGGTATAA
- a CDS encoding AraC family transcriptional regulator: MSRDTISIHFVNAALSGVKRLGMDVDTLLSHVGIEAELLHQPKARISPEQYTRFIKMLWMVTQDEHVGFDKQQRRLGTFAIMCQLIIHAKTLGDALELSSQFYKLFGDDWSVTLERDKHEARLVPLIPNAMDPDHFITESMLMIWHGLASWLIERRLPLERVHFSYPRPDHADEYDALFFAPVMQFDMPRTEITFAADYLDLPIRQNEETLEEFLKAAPAQLLVKFKNTNSLTSRIRDVLKSQIGEEMPTLNDVASMLYLSPQTLRRRLAAEGKSYQGVKDALRRDAAIHLLLNPDLTLEDVAQQVGFSETSTFHRAFKKWTGVTPGLYRQLHGYH, translated from the coding sequence ATGAGTCGTGATACGATCAGTATCCATTTCGTCAATGCAGCCCTATCTGGCGTAAAACGTCTGGGCATGGATGTCGATACTTTATTGTCTCACGTCGGGATTGAAGCAGAGCTGTTGCATCAGCCCAAAGCGCGTATTTCACCTGAACAATATACCCGCTTTATAAAAATGTTGTGGATGGTGACTCAGGACGAGCATGTTGGCTTTGATAAACAGCAACGCCGTCTGGGTACGTTTGCGATCATGTGCCAGCTCATCATTCATGCCAAAACTCTGGGTGATGCACTGGAACTGTCTTCCCAGTTCTACAAACTCTTTGGTGATGACTGGTCGGTGACTCTGGAGCGTGACAAACACGAAGCACGTCTGGTACCACTCATTCCAAATGCAATGGATCCGGATCATTTCATTACTGAAAGCATGCTGATGATCTGGCATGGCTTGGCGTCTTGGCTCATTGAGCGTCGCCTGCCACTGGAACGCGTGCATTTTAGTTATCCGCGTCCAGACCATGCCGATGAATATGATGCCTTATTCTTTGCGCCGGTAATGCAGTTCGATATGCCACGTACTGAAATCACTTTTGCTGCGGACTATCTGGACCTGCCAATTCGCCAGAATGAAGAAACTCTGGAAGAGTTTTTGAAAGCAGCACCGGCCCAACTGCTGGTGAAATTCAAAAATACCAATTCACTGACTTCACGGATTCGTGATGTGCTGAAGAGCCAGATTGGCGAAGAAATGCCAACCTTGAATGATGTCGCGTCAATGTTATATCTATCACCACAAACCTTGCGCCGCCGTCTGGCAGCCGAAGGCAAAAGCTATCAAGGTGTGAAAGATGCCCTGCGCCGTGATGCCGCAATTCACTTATTACTTAATCCGGATCTGACCCTTGAAGATGTCGCACAACAGGTCGGTTTCAGTGAAACCAGTACTTTCCACCGCGCCTTCAAAAAATGGACCGGTGTAACCCCAGGTCTGTATCGTCAATTGCATGGCTATCATTAA
- a CDS encoding 3-hydroxyacyl-CoA dehydrogenase NAD-binding domain-containing protein: protein MSAIQYQKNEDNIVILTFDSPNQSANTMNADFRTALDEVVAQLQADEDIAGIIFRSAKKTFFAGGDLDELIQATPEHATEFFNMIEEMKAKLRYIETRGIPVVAALNGTALGGGWEIALCAHHRIALNDPKSKFGLPEVTLGLLPGGGGIVRSVRLLGLQNSLPLLMEGKQFGVDKAVSLGLIHEVADSTDELLEKAIAWIKANPKSQQPFDAKGYKIPGGSPSTPAVAQMLAIAPAMLRDKTKGCYPAPEAIMSAAVEGAQVDVDTALTIESRYFTYLAIGQLSKNMIGTFWHGLNAIKSGASRPQGIERWKATKVGILGAGMMGAGIAYATASTGIPVVLKDISLGAAGKGKAYSQKLLDKKVAQGRLSAEKRDHVLSLIQTTAFNADLAGCDLIIEAVFENPALKTQVTQEAEQYLVSNGVMASNTSTLPITELAQASKNDQNFIGLHFFSPVDKMQLVEIIKGKNTSAETLAKAFDFVQQIGKLPIVVNDSRGFFTSRVFGTFVQEGLRLLAEGVHPARIEMAALKAGMPVGPLAIQDEVSLTLSEHVANERYKALEAEGQIITKSPADDVIHSMIHEFNRKGKAVGAGFYDYPADAKKQLWSGLSYWKKDNDISEQEMIDRFLFVQALDTVRCLEEGVLESVVDANVGSIFGIGFAAWTGGAVQFLNQYGLAKAVTRAKVLENKYGERFKAPQLLKDRAAHAQPIQ, encoded by the coding sequence ATGAGCGCAATTCAATATCAAAAAAATGAAGATAATATTGTTATTTTAACGTTTGATTCTCCAAACCAGTCTGCCAATACCATGAATGCCGACTTTCGCACGGCACTGGATGAAGTCGTTGCCCAGTTACAAGCCGATGAAGATATTGCCGGGATTATTTTCCGTTCAGCGAAAAAAACTTTCTTTGCTGGTGGTGATCTGGACGAACTGATTCAAGCCACTCCTGAACATGCAACTGAATTCTTCAATATGATTGAAGAGATGAAAGCCAAACTACGCTATATCGAAACTCGCGGTATTCCTGTCGTTGCTGCACTGAATGGTACGGCGCTTGGCGGTGGTTGGGAAATTGCCTTGTGTGCCCATCATCGTATTGCCCTGAATGACCCTAAAAGCAAATTTGGCCTGCCTGAAGTCACACTGGGTTTATTACCAGGTGGCGGTGGTATCGTCCGTAGCGTCCGCCTGCTCGGCCTGCAAAATTCCCTTCCTTTATTGATGGAAGGCAAACAGTTTGGAGTCGATAAAGCCGTATCTCTTGGCTTAATTCATGAGGTCGCAGACAGTACCGATGAATTGCTGGAAAAGGCCATTGCCTGGATCAAAGCCAATCCAAAATCTCAGCAGCCATTCGATGCAAAAGGCTATAAAATTCCAGGTGGTAGCCCTTCGACACCAGCAGTTGCCCAGATGCTGGCAATTGCTCCGGCGATGCTGCGCGATAAAACCAAAGGCTGCTACCCTGCACCTGAAGCGATCATGTCGGCTGCGGTAGAAGGTGCACAGGTCGATGTCGATACTGCCCTGACCATTGAATCGCGTTACTTTACTTATCTTGCCATCGGTCAACTTTCTAAAAATATGATTGGCACCTTCTGGCATGGCCTGAATGCAATCAAGTCCGGTGCCAGTCGCCCTCAAGGTATTGAAAGATGGAAAGCCACGAAAGTCGGTATTCTAGGTGCGGGTATGATGGGTGCTGGGATCGCCTACGCGACTGCCAGCACAGGCATTCCAGTAGTTCTGAAAGATATTTCATTAGGAGCGGCTGGAAAAGGCAAAGCCTATAGCCAGAAACTGCTGGATAAAAAAGTCGCTCAAGGGCGTTTATCAGCCGAGAAACGAGATCATGTTTTAAGCCTGATTCAAACAACTGCATTTAATGCAGATCTAGCCGGTTGCGACCTGATCATTGAAGCCGTATTTGAAAATCCCGCGCTCAAGACTCAAGTCACGCAAGAGGCAGAGCAATATCTTGTCAGCAACGGCGTAATGGCTTCGAATACCTCGACCCTGCCGATCACAGAATTAGCCCAGGCTTCAAAAAATGATCAGAACTTTATCGGCCTGCATTTCTTCAGTCCGGTCGATAAAATGCAGCTGGTGGAAATTATCAAAGGTAAAAATACCTCGGCAGAAACGCTGGCCAAAGCTTTCGATTTCGTGCAGCAAATTGGCAAATTACCGATTGTGGTGAATGACAGCCGTGGCTTCTTTACCAGCCGCGTGTTTGGCACCTTTGTACAGGAAGGCTTGCGTCTGCTGGCAGAAGGCGTACATCCGGCACGAATTGAAATGGCAGCTCTCAAAGCCGGTATGCCGGTAGGCCCGTTGGCGATTCAGGATGAAGTGTCCTTGACCCTGTCTGAACATGTGGCCAATGAAAGATACAAAGCTTTAGAAGCAGAAGGTCAGATCATCACTAAATCACCCGCTGATGACGTGATTCACAGTATGATTCACGAATTTAACCGTAAAGGTAAGGCTGTAGGCGCAGGTTTTTATGATTATCCGGCCGATGCCAAAAAGCAGCTCTGGTCTGGTCTCAGCTACTGGAAAAAAGACAACGATATTTCTGAACAGGAAATGATTGACCGCTTCCTGTTTGTACAGGCACTGGATACGGTTCGCTGTCTAGAAGAAGGTGTTTTGGAATCCGTGGTCGATGCCAATGTGGGTTCCATTTTTGGTATTGGCTTTGCCGCCTGGACGGGCGGTGCAGTACAATTCCTGAATCAGTATGGTTTAGCCAAAGCCGTGACCCGTGCCAAAGTACTTGAAAATAAATATGGCGAACGCTTCAAAGCCCCACAACTCCTCAAAGATCGCGCAGCACACGCCCAGCCGATTCAATAA
- a CDS encoding CaiB/BaiF CoA transferase family protein, whose product MSHALKGLKILDFSTLLPGPFATLYLADLGAEVVHIESPTRPDLLRLMPPFANGQATSQSYLNRNKQSVALDLKDPANIELVKSKIADYDIVIEQFRPGVMQRLGLDYQTLSKINPKLIYCSITGYGQTGTYKDKAGHDINYLALSGIAGHSGRIENGPPALGIQVADVAGGSMHAVIAILAAVIERQQSGKGQYIDISMTDCVVTMNNLAASASLAGNQHQRPESGYLNGGTFYDYYETQDERYLSIGSLEPQFMQGLAQALELPILLEKGASYAAEDHAAVKQAIQNKIKTKPLAAWQTLFAALDVCVEPVLKLEEALHSDLAQQRGWVVQVPLKSNSQQTEAQLACPIKFSRSTIRYEFVGQQLGESQNW is encoded by the coding sequence ATGTCACATGCATTAAAAGGATTGAAAATCCTCGACTTTTCTACACTTTTACCTGGTCCATTTGCCACATTATATCTTGCTGATTTGGGTGCAGAAGTTGTGCATATTGAATCACCGACCCGACCGGACCTGTTGCGATTAATGCCACCCTTTGCCAATGGACAGGCCACTTCACAGAGTTATCTGAACCGAAACAAGCAATCGGTTGCACTGGATTTGAAAGATCCTGCAAATATCGAACTGGTCAAATCCAAGATTGCAGATTATGACATTGTGATTGAGCAATTCCGTCCAGGGGTGATGCAACGTCTAGGCTTAGATTATCAAACCTTAAGCAAAATTAATCCAAAATTGATTTACTGTTCCATTACCGGTTATGGCCAAACTGGCACATATAAAGATAAGGCAGGGCACGACATTAATTATCTGGCTTTATCCGGAATTGCCGGACACAGTGGCCGGATTGAAAATGGCCCACCTGCCTTGGGGATTCAGGTCGCTGATGTTGCGGGTGGTTCCATGCATGCCGTGATTGCGATTCTGGCCGCGGTGATTGAACGTCAGCAAAGCGGAAAAGGGCAATATATTGATATTTCCATGACCGATTGCGTGGTGACGATGAATAATCTGGCGGCTTCTGCCAGTCTGGCCGGTAATCAGCATCAACGGCCGGAATCAGGGTATCTGAATGGCGGGACTTTTTACGACTATTATGAAACTCAGGATGAGCGTTATCTGTCGATTGGCAGTCTGGAACCACAATTTATGCAGGGGCTGGCACAGGCTTTAGAGCTGCCGATTCTTCTGGAAAAAGGTGCTTCTTATGCCGCTGAAGATCATGCTGCAGTGAAGCAGGCAATCCAGAATAAAATCAAGACCAAGCCATTGGCTGCATGGCAAACGCTGTTTGCTGCACTGGACGTCTGTGTCGAACCGGTGCTCAAACTTGAAGAAGCGTTACATTCTGATCTGGCCCAGCAGCGAGGATGGGTCGTACAGGTGCCACTCAAATCCAATAGTCAGCAAACCGAAGCACAACTGGCTTGTCCGATTAAATTTTCACGTTCCACGATACGTTATGAATTTGTAGGACAGCAATTGGGAGAGAGTCAAAATTGGTAG
- a CDS encoding GNAT family N-acetyltransferase, giving the protein MLNSPELKIVSGSWKDLTVYAKAIREAVFIQEQHIAAEDEWDVEDAVAVHFIVFQQDQAIATARLLSNNSIGRVAVLTTARGLGVGQRLMQAVIDYARAEQRKLVKLSSQVHAIGFYQALGFEAQGDEYLDCGIPHIDMYLKL; this is encoded by the coding sequence ATGCTAAATAGTCCAGAACTTAAAATAGTGTCCGGCAGCTGGAAAGATTTGACAGTGTATGCCAAAGCGATTCGTGAAGCCGTGTTTATTCAAGAACAGCATATTGCAGCTGAAGATGAGTGGGATGTTGAAGATGCGGTTGCTGTACATTTCATTGTTTTTCAGCAGGATCAGGCGATTGCTACAGCACGCTTATTGTCAAATAACAGTATCGGTCGGGTTGCAGTCCTAACCACAGCACGCGGTTTAGGTGTTGGTCAGCGCTTGATGCAGGCCGTGATTGACTATGCGCGTGCAGAGCAGCGTAAGTTGGTAAAGCTGTCTTCGCAAGTGCACGCCATTGGCTTCTATCAAGCGCTGGGATTTGAAGCTCAAGGTGATGAATATCTGGATTGTGGAATTCCGCATATTGATATGTATTTAAAGCTTTAA
- a CDS encoding class I SAM-dependent methyltransferase: MSTLATLSDQEQQFLDTFQQAVERNQFDRLILSQYKGELQDLEKMTLRVITLNEQRVLSCLYRYKTQDVTKNYPLDEALFQVTSLLACCKQANLMTVDEELQLKKNKKKAMLTRSKHKATMNQVKPAEQGHDRIKQRYVDQDSIFLQYLGITDQKAQIIPSMARKWKQINKFVEIFSGALAQIKPQAEGLRVVDFGSGKGYLTCALYDYMQKHGQTPYVTGVELNPKMVEFCQNVAQQSGFDQLDFFQGDVRTYAPERLDVMIALHACDVATDFAIHSGIRLNAQMIMCAPCCHKELRPQLQAPKVLSPMLQFGIHAGQQAEMLTDTIRALLLKAYGYETKVFEFVALEHTSKNKMILATKRKDYQQPDQAVLAQIQALKEMYGIQKHSLELLLNDQWDQQGIGSKC, translated from the coding sequence ATGTCAACGTTGGCAACTCTCTCAGATCAGGAACAGCAATTCTTGGATACCTTTCAGCAAGCTGTTGAAAGGAATCAATTCGATCGCCTGATCTTAAGCCAGTATAAAGGTGAACTGCAGGATTTAGAGAAAATGACCTTGCGAGTCATTACATTAAATGAACAGCGCGTATTGAGCTGTCTATATCGTTACAAGACGCAGGATGTCACGAAAAATTATCCTTTAGATGAAGCATTATTCCAGGTTACTTCACTACTGGCGTGTTGCAAACAGGCCAATCTGATGACAGTAGATGAAGAATTACAGCTGAAAAAAAACAAGAAAAAAGCTATGTTAACGCGTAGCAAACATAAAGCCACGATGAATCAGGTGAAGCCTGCTGAACAAGGCCATGACCGGATTAAACAACGTTATGTCGATCAGGACAGCATCTTTCTCCAATATCTCGGTATTACCGATCAAAAAGCGCAAATCATTCCGAGCATGGCGCGTAAATGGAAGCAGATTAATAAGTTTGTAGAAATCTTCTCAGGTGCATTGGCACAGATTAAGCCACAGGCTGAAGGCCTGCGCGTGGTGGATTTTGGTTCGGGTAAGGGCTATCTGACTTGTGCTTTATATGACTATATGCAAAAACATGGTCAAACGCCGTATGTCACCGGGGTAGAGCTTAATCCGAAAATGGTTGAATTCTGCCAGAATGTCGCGCAGCAATCTGGTTTTGATCAGCTGGACTTTTTCCAGGGGGATGTCCGTACTTATGCACCGGAACGTCTGGATGTGATGATTGCCTTACATGCCTGTGATGTAGCAACAGATTTTGCGATTCATAGCGGGATTCGCCTGAATGCGCAGATGATCATGTGTGCACCGTGTTGTCATAAGGAATTGCGTCCGCAGTTGCAGGCGCCAAAAGTCCTCAGCCCGATGTTACAGTTTGGTATTCATGCCGGACAGCAGGCAGAAATGTTGACCGATACCATTCGTGCTTTACTGCTCAAAGCTTATGGTTATGAAACCAAAGTTTTTGAATTTGTGGCGCTGGAACATACCAGTAAAAATAAAATGATTCTGGCGACAAAACGTAAAGACTATCAACAACCTGATCAGGCGGTTCTGGCACAAATTCAGGCCTTAAAAGAGATGTATGGTATCCAGAAACATTCACTGGAATTGTTGCTCAATGACCAGTGGGATCAGCAGGGAATTGGTTCTAAATGCTAA